The Muntiacus reevesi chromosome 15, mMunRee1.1, whole genome shotgun sequence region CACCCCCGCCCCGTGCTGCTTTCCAGGACTTCTTCTTCTACTCCCTGGTCTACGACCCCCAGCAGAAGACCCTCCTGGCGGACAAGGGGGAGATCCGGGTGGGGAACCGGTACCAGGCGGACATCACCGACCTGCTGAAAGAAGGTGGGTGGGCGGCGGCAGGCCCAGCACCCCCAGCGCCTGTCGCTGGACCCTCTGTGCTGCCTGGAGACTTTGTTTCCTTTTAGCAGTTGTTTTCATAACTTTTTATAAGCTCTTTTTCTGTTCAAAGAGCTTGTTTGAGCCATTGCCGGTGTCAGTGACTTCTGGGGGACAGTGCTGTCCGCGAGGCCCTCGTGCTCGGGGAACGCAGTGCCCGGCTCCCCTGCCTGCTCAGGCCTCCAGCGGCCTGCGGGCTGTGGGCGGGCCTGACCCCTTCCTGCAGCTCAGCCTGTCCCCAggcacacagtgcaggggaactCGGGCCCTGGTGACCCCCCGCCCCGGCCTCACTCCCTGCGGGGGCCCCAGGGCTAACCACGGGCCTGCCATGAGCGGCCCGCATCCCTTGGGTGGCGGCCACACCGAGGCAAGTGGGGCTGACACGGGGCCGCGGGGTCCATGGTCGTGGGCATCCTGTCCCCTCCTGTCCTGGCGCGGCTCCATGAGGCGGGCCTGGCGGCTGGACCACGCGTGCGCTTGGTCTCAGGGCCCTCGGGCGCCTTGCTCTCTCCGGAGCCTGTGTCCCCGCAGAGCTGGCCCCGTGTGCGGTGCACAGGCCGCCTGGGGTCCCCGCGTGCCTCAGGGAGTGCGTCGCGGCCGCCTCACGTCCTCGGGCGGCCCTGGTGCGTGTCCCTGTGTCAGTGGGGCGCGGGCCGGGCCTGGCTCCCCTCTGCACTCTGCGTCCCGGGAGTCCCCTCTGCGGCCGCTCCTCCTGAATCCCCGGCTGCGCCACCCGCCCTGGGCCCTGCTCTTGGCCCGTGTGCACACCTGTGCCACAGCTCACTTGCCCCTCATCCACACGCTCACACCTGCCTCCCTGTCGGGCCTCGGTCTCCGTCTGGGGCGCTTGCTCATCTGGTCGGGTGTCAGGGAGGCACTGAGCCAGGCCCGTGGGAAGCGGGTGGCGGGGCGGCTCCCCTGTCCGCCCCGTGTGTCCGGCTCCATCGCAGGCGGGCCTGGCTGCGTCTCCCTCTGGCCCTGTGAGCACTCGTGTCATCCTGGGGGCCCCTGCACCACGTCTCCCACTGGAACAGAGCCGGCCGTGCTGGCCGCAGACCTGTCTCCAGGGTCAGGCATCCTTCAGGGTCCCCGGGGGTCCCCAGGCCTGCGCTCCTGTGGGGTGGCTAAGGGGTCCTGGTGAGGCCACCAGAGGACGCTGGTGGTTGGAATGTCCAAAGAGCTCGCGTTGCCAACCGCTCGGGTGGTCAGCAGGGATGAGCCTCTGTCCTCAGGTGCCCTGAGCGAGCCCTGCCGCCTGGGCGTTTTCCGCTCCTGCCCCGGGGGCCCTGGTGAAGGCCTCAGCCTGCCGTCTTCCCGTGCTTCCCAGGGCGTGAACCCTGCCCGTATGAACCTGCGCCCCGGCCGTGAACGTGTGTGGCAGCACAGAGTGTGCTGTGATGCTGCCTGCTGGCCAGCGTGGCCCTGGGACAGGTGCCACCACGCCCGGGTTTCTGGGCCTGGCTGCCTGGCCACGTCGCTGGCGCCTGGATCCAGGAAGAGGGTCCCTGCCTTCCCTGGAGAGGGTCTTAGTGCTGAGGCGCTGCCGGCGGGGACCCCACCCGTGTCCGTCCTCCAGGCACCCCATTGCATCCCGCAGCCCCAGCACCCCAGGCTCTCGGATCTGCATGCCCCGTCCCTGGGTCAGCCCTGCATGTCTGCGGTGCTGGGCTTCCCTCCCGTGGACCCCTGGCCCAGCGTGCCCCTGGAGCCCGCCAGGGTGACCTCCCCAGGGCGAGGGGGCACATGTCTTCCCGGAGACTTTCAGCCACATCCAGCCCTGCTGACCCGCACCCAccccaggctccatgggatttccacgtGTGTGGGGGGTCCTGGGCCTGGAAGCGGATTCCCACCAAGAGGGACTGTGGCTGAGGGTGTCTGCAGATGTTCAGCCCGGGCGCCCGAGTTGAGTGTGGGTGTGACGTGTCCCCCACGCCAGGGTGGGCATTCTCCGGACCCTCCTTGTGGCCCCATCCCCCCTGCTGACCAGAGCACATCGGCCCTTGGCATGGGTGCTGCCCAGGACAGAAGCGTCCATGGCCGGGCCCTTGGCCCCCCTGCACCACCTGCATGCTGAGGGGGAAGACGCCCTGAGACGAGGCCTCTGGCCTCAGGGCCCCAGGTGGCGGGCAAATGTCTGCTGAGCTGGCATCAGCATGCTGGTAGTTAAGGGGCTCGACTGATCAGATCCGAACTGCCTGCCCCTCACCCAGCGTCTGTGCTGCCGGGGCCCTCCCGGTGGCTCCTCCAAGGGCCTGGGAGCCCAGACCTGGACCCCACTCCAGAGGCGAAGGCTTGCCCTGTGACACGCTCGCCCTGGAGCACCGACCCGACcgcatccgtgtgtgtgtgtgtgcgcgcctgtGTGTGGTGTATGCGCctccgtgtgtttgtgtgtgcacatgtgtgctgtGTCCCTACCCCGGGTTcactcaccttctccctccctgCAGAAGGGGGTGCTCCATCCCTCACCCCAGGAGGCCAGGCCCTAAGGGGACCCCTGGCTCCAAGCTCTCATGAGGGCCTCGGGGCTCCTCCCACGGCCCCGGCGGCCTCACCCCGCGGCACCCGTTCCCCACAGGCGAGGAGGATGGCCGAGACCAGTCCAAGCTGGAGACCAAGGTGTGGGAGGCCCGCAACCCGCTCGTGGACAAGCAGATTGACCAGTTCCTGGTGGTGGCCCGGTGAGTGCCGTCAGGCGGGGCACAGGCTGGCACGGCCTTAGCTGCTCACCCGCCCTGTGCTGGGTTCTGGGACGTCTGTGCTGTGGGGCATCGCCGGCGAAGGGCACACGAGGTCAGCGGGGCCGGGCTGCTCTGTGGTGACCCGTTCCTGGtccccagggaggcctggcccttCCTGCACACGGAGCTGGCTCTGAGGGGCTGCTTGGGGCCACCCCCCAACAGGCCGAGCAGGCCGGGCGCCGGTGGGGCCCTTTCCGCAGGTTGCGGGGTGGGACAGGGCGCCCGTCCGGCTCTGGGACCGGGCGGAGGCCGCTGGGGCGGACGTGGCCGAGGCCGAGGCCTCCCGGACACGAAGCGGGTGCGCTCTCCGGAGCTGCCTCTGCTGAGGCTGATGCCCTGGCCCCCCAGGGGCAGCTCTGGTGAGCACTCAGGGCCATGTGCCACCCCCCAGCCAGGCGCCATCCAGCGCTGGAATCTGAAGGCTGTTTCGTGAGAAGAGCTCTGTAGAGACTCAGACTCAGACTCAGTCCCCGAACTCCAGAGCAGAGCGCTCCTTCTCGAGATGGCCGAGCCTGGGCGCTGCTGCCTGTTGCGCTCAGCCCAGCTGGCCTGCTTGTCTGCTCCGGTGTCAGCGTCTctccccccctgcccccagctccgTGGGCACCTTCGCCCGGGCCCTGGACTGCAGTAGCTCTGTCCGGCAGCCCAGCCTGCACATGAGCGCCGCGGCCGCCTCCCGGGACATCACCCTGGTAAGGGGCCTGCTCAGGCCAGCCCGTCCGTCCCCCGGGCAGGGCTGCCCTCGTGTGGCAGCCCCGTCTCCACACAGGCTCAGGCTGACCTGCACGTCCTGGGGCTGCCCTGCTCCATCTTCCCGCCCCGCCTCGGGCAGCACGTCTCCCAGAAGGGGGCCCACGTGCCCCGGGCCGGCCCCGCCTGCCCACAGCTCTCTCCCCACACTCCCCCAGAGGCCCGCAGCCGCCCCGTGTCCTGTGGTCTTCCACACGTGACCCGGGTGTGTCCGCcgtctgggctgggggtgggtgcCAGCACGGGGCCTGGGtgaccctgcctcctgccccGCACAGTTCCATGCCATGGACACGCTGCACCGGAGCGTGTACGACGTCGCCAAGGCCATCTCAGCCCTGGTGCCGCAGGGCGGGCCCGTGCTCTGCAGGGACGAGATGGAGGAGTGGTCAGCCTCAGAGGCCAGCCTTTTCGAGGAGGCCCTGGAAAAGTACGGGAAGGACTTCACGGACATTCAGCAAGACTTCGTGAGTACCGCAGGGCGGGCTCAGGGCCGCGCTGCTCCCAGGCCTCCGTGTTCCCGCCCCCTCGTCTGTTAGAGGCGCCTGCTGCATCTCCAGGTCCAGGTCCTCACCGGCCCTCAGGGCCCCGGGTGTGTTtgagtccagttgtttttaataaCCAGTCGAGCCTCCGCATACGTCCTTGGAAGTGTCCCTCGGTgagcccgtgggaatcaagtccgCAGGGACCCTCCCGCTCTCACAGCCCCTAAAACACACTTGAGCTCGTCTGAAGGGAGAACGCTGGTCACTCAGAGGAGCACGTCTGTGCAgagagggcagcagggcagccaggcCAGCCTGACCACGAGCCCCTGGGAGAGCCCGGGATGCAGCGGCCCGCATCTCATGCCCAGCGGCATCTCAGCTGGAATAGACAAAGCTGGTGCCGGGCTTGCCGCAGAAGGCGGAGAAGCAGTGGCTCAGAGGCCCTCAGAGGGCCCCTCAGAGCCCTGGTGCCGCGGGTGCAGGCCGAGCCCAGAGCCGGCCTCTTGACCGACAGCTAGAGTGTGCCGAAACCTCAGCAGGGCGGCAAGGCCTCCTCACCAGAAATAAGCGGAGCGCGCTGGGCAGGAAGTAAAGCGCCGGGCACACTGGCCGCACCCCCTCTTCCCCTCCGACAGGTCCCGGGCCCCTAGCACGCCTGTGTGACGGCCCAGGTGCAGGAGACGCGTAGCCTGCGATCGACTCACCTGGGCAGATGTGGGTGAACGTGCTCACGGGAGGCAGGCCCGCAGGTGGCGCGAGCCCTGCTGGACTTGCGCTCGGCCTGTGAGCCAGGGGTGATGCCAGAACAGCGGGAGCAGAGCGCGTGCGCATGTGCAGCCCACAGCCTGGACGGGGTGGGGCCTGGGtggctcctccctgccccccaccctggcACTGTGTGCTGGGGGCGGGAGCGCCTACctacccagccagccagccatggCAGGAATGGAAACTGGGGAGGAGCTTCTGTGCTATGCCCTCTGCCCAGGAGCGGGCGAGCCTGGGCGGGGCCCTGACGGTGGCCTGGGTGGGCCAGCAGGGCCCATCCCCGCCCCCCCACTGAGACACCCCCTTCCCGCAGCTCCCCTGGAAGTCGCTCACCAGCATCATTGAGTACTACTACATGTGGAAGACCACCGACAGATACGTGCAGCAGGTGAGGGCCAGCTGGCGCGGGTGGGGTCTCCCCTCTGCAGACCCAGCTGCCAGCCTCTGACCCTGTGTTCTGTGTTTTAAGAAACGCTTGAAAGCGGCTGAAGCAGAGAGCAAGTTAAAGCAAGTTTATATCCCCAACTAGTAAGTGTACCCCCAGAGCACCGCCCCTGTGTCTCCACATCCCTGGGTGGGCCAGGCCTGGCGCTGGCCTCACGTGGCCGGGTGGCGCCTCCCTGGCTCAGAGCCTGGGCGAGACAGGGGCCTGTCCTCAAAGCCCAGGATGGTGGGGGCGGTGGGAGGGCAGGACCTGGCCCCAGCTCTCCCTCGGCCTGCCAGGCAGCACCGGGCGCGGAGGCTGGAAGCCGTCCAACATGGGGTCTGACTCTGACCCGAGGCTACGGGGAGAGAGCTGGGGTTGGCGGCCACCCTGCAGCCAGGCGGGTGTGGACGGGGCTGCCGGGGCCCCAGAGCCGCGCGCCCGGGGCTCCGTGCTCCTGTGacgccctccctctctcccttaccCAAGTAACAAGCCAAACCCGAACCAGATCAGCGTCAATAACGTCAAGGCAGGCGTGGTGAACGGCGCGGGGCCGCCAGGCCAGAGCCCTGGGGCCGGCCGGGCCTGCGAGAGCTGTTACAGTAAGTGGCACCCAGGCGCACCCTGTCCGCGGCCCTGGGCACCCCTGCACCGTCCCGGGGAccggcctgggggcgggggtcgCACCCTGGAGGAGCCCTGACGGGGAGTGAGGGGCGCGTGGTGCCCGGCCGGGGTGGCGTGGGCGGGCGACAGCTGTGGATGCTCTCTGCCGTCACTGGTTCTGCTTAAGAATCCGTCTATTTTCAACTTTGTTGTCCGTAGCCACCCAGTCTTACCAGTGGTATTCTTGGGGTCCCCCTAACATGCAGTGTCGCCTCTGCGCGTCTTGTTGGACATATTGGAAGAAATATGGTGGCTTGAAAATGCCAACCCGGTTAGATGGAGAGAGGCCGGGACCCAACCGCAGCAACATGGTAAGCCCCGCCcgcgccccgcccgccccccgcGCGCCCGCCCCTGCGGCCTGGCCCGCAGTCATGGCGCTGTGTCGGGGCGGCGCGCCCCCTTCCGCAGAGCCCCCACGGCATCCCAGCGCGGAGCAGCGGGAGCCCCAAGTTCGCCATGAAGACGAGACAGGCCTTCTACCTGCACACCACCAAGCTCACGCGCATCGCCCGGCGCCTGTGCCGCGAGATCCTACGCCCCTGGCACGCCGCCCGCCACCCCTACATGCCCATCAACAGCGCGGCCATCAAGGCCGAGTGTGAGTGTCCcccggggcgggcggggcggggcgctgcCGCGGGCGAGCGCACTGACCCTGGCCCCCCGCAGGCACGGCGCGGCTGCCGGAAGCCTCCCAGAGCCCGCTGGTGCTGAAGCAGGCCACGCGGAAGCCCTTGGAGGCCGTGCTGCGGTTCCTCGGTGAGCCCGCCTGCCCCGCCCGCCGCACCCCCCGCAGGCCCCTGTGTGGGTTCGGAGGGGTCTTCCCCGTGCTTTTCCCTGACGGGCAGGATCCGGGCTGGGTGGGAGGCGTGGCCCCTGGGAGGGACGCAGAGAGGGTCGGCCTGGGGCCTCGAGCGCCCCACTTGTCCGCGGCCCTCGGctcggctgggctgggctgggcttcaGTCCCTCCCACTGTGCCCACGTTCCCTTGTGAAGCATGCTCGGAGCCGGCGGGCTCCTAGGGGAGACAGGCGGCTGTGGCTCCTCCTGCTCTCTGGGCTCTGGCCCCTGAGAGCCGCCGAGGGCTGTGCCACTTGGCAGGTGTGGACCTGCGCCTCCTGGAGCTGGCCGGCCGGGTGATCTGTGGTCAGCTGACGGGCCCTGAGTTCATCATCTGGCCTGTGGCCAACCTGGGCTGGCAGCTCAGGGACCACTGAGTGGACCCGCTCGTTTATGGGGATCTGGACCTATGAGCTGCTGGTGGTCGCTGGTGGGCCTGTCAGCCGAACTGAGGGGCTAAGGGGCCTGGCCCCAGCCTCTCTCCCTGCTCTCAGGCTGCCCAGGGTGCCACATTGGCGTGCGTGCCGGGGCTGGGCTGCACGCACCCTCCTGGGTGGTGGGGCTGCCGCTGAGGAGCGGCCGTGTGCCCACTCGCCTGTGTCGGCCCTGCAGAGacgcacccccgcccccccaagcCTGACCCAGTGAAGAGTGTGTCCGGCGTGCTCAGCGGCCTGACCCCCGCCAAGTCGGCCCCCGTCATCAACAATGGCTCCCCCACCATCCTGGGCAAGAGGAGCTACGAGCAGCACAATGGGGTCGACGGTGAGTCCGGGGGGCCTCGGGCTCGGCTGGTGAGGCTGTGGGCCTGGGGTGCCCGGCCCCCGCTGCGTCCGCGCCCGCTGACCATgtgttctctcctctctcctgccgCCGGGCGCTGCCAGGCAACGTGAAGAAGCGCCTCTTGATGCCCAGTAGGGGTAAGGCCTGGCCCTTCGCGCCTGCCTCTGTGCTGTGCTCACGTGTGTGCGGCGGACGGCTCAGGGCACGTCCAGGGCAGTCCACGCGGGCTGGGCCGCGCCCCGGCGCCCCCCGACCCACCTGTCACTCGGCAGAGACCCGGGGGCTGCCCCCACCCTGTGCTGGCCACGCGCTGCCCCCCACCTGGGCACCCCGGCTCATGAAATGCCCCTCCGTCCGGGCCCAGCGCCGGTCAGTGGACTGTCCTTCGTCGGGCGGCCCTGGCgcccccgccgcccgcccgcaCTGGCTACCGCCGCGCTGCACCCACCCGCATGCTGTCAGCCTCAGCGCGCGTGGCCGTCTGCCCTGTGCTTGTGATCTCGCCCGCGCCCTGCCCGGTGGGGGGCTGTGGGACCCTGGCCCCTCGGGTGCCGACAGGACAGAGCTGTGGTGTGGCTGGCATGGCTGATGGGGATCTGCGAGGGAAAGCCCAGGCCACGGCCCCGCGGGGAGGGACACCCGGGGCTGAGACTGCGGGCCTGTCCCGAGTGCGGGGGTCATGCGCCGGGGCAGGCTGCCACAGGGCCCTCCGACCGTCCGGCGCGGCTGGCATTGGCCTCCAAAGTGTGGCTCCCTCGCCTGCTCAGGGCTGGCTTTTGCCTtctcggggcgggggggggcgttTGTGGGCTGGGGCTGCTCTAGTAGGGGTCACCACGGTGCCGGTGAGGGGCATGTCAGCCTTGTGGGGGCCCGTGGCAGCACCCGAGGGGCAGGTGAAGAGAGTCAGCGGACGGGGAACTTAGGGGAGCGCACTCAGAGCTCCTCCCGCAGCCCCTCCCAGCCACAAGGTCAGGTCCGGCGTGGGAACCCCAGCCTCATGGGCAGCAGCACGGATGTGGCCAGAGCCCTCCCCAGTGTCAGGACTGGAGacctgccagcccaggagactGGACCGGGCTTGGTTCTCAAGGGAGGTGGTGGGAGTCAGTGCCCGTCTGGCCCAGCCCGGTCCCCTGGACACGCCCACCTTAGTGTGTCTGGGAGCTCGGCAGGCACTTGCTGAGGGTCAGCCACTGGCACTGAGGCCAGGTCCTCTCACTCATCTGGACGCAGGCtcttcccaccccaggccccctgctgccTTGCCTACAACCCCTTGGTGGGGCGCCAGCTCACCACAGCCTCGCCTCCTCGCTGACCTCCCCCTTTCCCTGGAGCCATCCTTGGGGGGTTCCCACAGCCCCTGGTCTCAGCAGAGCGACCGGTCCGCTCGTCTGCCCACATCCCACAGGAGGGGAAGCGGGTCTTATCAACAGGGCTTGGGGCTTAGGGCTTGACTTGTTAAGAGCTCTTGATAGCAGGGGGATAAACTCCATTCACTTCATCAGTTTTTCCAAAATCCACGTGTTCCCGTAGCTACTTCAGCCCCAGCCCTGGGTCCCGGGTGGGTGTCGGAGGCCGCACTCAGGCCCGCTGGGGTGCTGTGGTGGCTGGAGCAGCAGTGGATGGCAGGAGTCGGCTCTCGGCCAGGGCCCTGACCCCAGGGGGCCTTAACTCCCTAACCTGGCGCTCCGTGGCCTGTGGCTGCCTCCACCCAGGGCCCCGTGTGTACGCCCCCCACGCTAACTGTGCTTTCTTCTCTCTGCCACCCGTCCCTCTGGTAGGCACCTACCTGGGTAAGTAGCGTGGAGCCTTGAGCGCTGTGTACACCCGTGGACAGCTCGTGAGCGCTGCAAGCTGGGTGCTGGGGCCCCTGCCTCTGCCTGCTGGGGTTGCGGGTACCCCGAGTT contains the following coding sequences:
- the MTA1 gene encoding metastasis-associated protein MTA1 isoform X1 — translated: MAANMYRVGDYVYFENSSSNPYLIRRIEELNKTASGNVEAKVVCFYRRRDISSSLIALADKHATLSVCYKTGSGADTGEEGEIEEEMENPEMVDLPEKLKHQLRHRELFLSRQLESLPATHIRGKCSVTLLNETESLKSYLEREDFFFYSLVYDPQQKTLLADKGEIRVGNRYQADITDLLKEGEEDGRDQSKLETKVWEARNPLVDKQIDQFLVVARSVGTFARALDCSSSVRQPSLHMSAAAASRDITLFHAMDTLHRSVYDVAKAISALVPQGGPVLCRDEMEEWSASEASLFEEALEKYGKDFTDIQQDFLPWKSLTSIIEYYYMWKTTDRYVQQKRLKAAEAESKLKQVYIPNYNKPNPNQISVNNVKAGVVNGAGPPGQSPGAGRACESCYTTQSYQWYSWGPPNMQCRLCASCWTYWKKYGGLKMPTRLDGERPGPNRSNMSPHGIPARSSGSPKFAMKTRQAFYLHTTKLTRIARRLCREILRPWHAARHPYMPINSAAIKAECTARLPEASQSPLVLKQATRKPLEAVLRFLETHPRPPKPDPVKSVSGVLSGLTPAKSAPVINNGSPTILGKRSYEQHNGVDGNVKKRLLMPSRGLANHGQTRHMGPSRNLLLNGKAYPTKVRLIRGGSLPPVKRRRMNWIDAPDDVFYMATEETRKIRKLLSSSETKRAARRPYKPIALRPSQALPLRPPPPAPVNDEPIVIED
- the MTA1 gene encoding metastasis-associated protein MTA1 isoform X2, which encodes MAANMYRVGDYVYFENSSSNPYLIRRIEELNKTASGNVEAKVVCFYRRRDISSSLIALADKHAREIEEEMENPEMVDLPEKLKHQLRHRELFLSRQLESLPATHIRGKCSVTLLNETESLKSYLEREDFFFYSLVYDPQQKTLLADKGEIRVGNRYQADITDLLKEGEEDGRDQSKLETKVWEARNPLVDKQIDQFLVVARSVGTFARALDCSSSVRQPSLHMSAAAASRDITLFHAMDTLHRSVYDVAKAISALVPQGGPVLCRDEMEEWSASEASLFEEALEKYGKDFTDIQQDFLPWKSLTSIIEYYYMWKTTDRYVQQKRLKAAEAESKLKQVYIPNYNKPNPNQISVNNVKAGVVNGAGPPGQSPGAGRACESCYTTQSYQWYSWGPPNMQCRLCASCWTYWKKYGGLKMPTRLDGERPGPNRSNMSPHGIPARSSGSPKFAMKTRQAFYLHTTKLTRIARRLCREILRPWHAARHPYMPINSAAIKAECTARLPEASQSPLVLKQATRKPLEAVLRFLETHPRPPKPDPVKSVSGVLSGLTPAKSAPVINNGSPTILGKRSYEQHNGVDGNVKKRLLMPSRGLANHGQTRHMGPSRNLLLNGKAYPTKVRLIRGGSLPPVKRRRMNWIDAPDDVFYMATEETRKIRKLLSSSETKRAARRPYKPIALRPSQALPLRPPPPAPVNDEPIVIED